Proteins from a single region of Caloramator sp. E03:
- the argC gene encoding N-acetyl-gamma-glutamyl-phosphate reductase, with protein sequence MVKVGIIGATGYAGENLVYLINMHPEAKIEFMTSHNYSGMMYSDVYKNYNSFIQDVCLNEDDIKEKIKSVDVIFTALPHGKSFDIVKMAVENNVKVIDLGADFRIKDAFVYEKWYRVEHKLQEYLKHAVYGLPEANKDKIKSAKVIANPGCYPTSILLGLMPSLKEKIIDENLIIIDSKSGVSGAGRSANIGTLFCECSESIKAYNVLGHRHTPEIEQELSSFANTSVNVIFTPHLVPMIRGILSVCYCRLKEDINEEKIYSLYEKYYEKEPFVRVVTYLPETRYVKGSNFCDIAIRVDERTKSLIIISAIDNLMKGAAGQALQNMNLMFGFDETLGLKFPSMVP encoded by the coding sequence GTGGTTAAAGTTGGCATAATAGGTGCAACAGGCTATGCAGGCGAGAACCTGGTATATTTAATAAATATGCACCCAGAGGCAAAAATAGAATTTATGACATCTCATAATTATTCAGGGATGATGTATTCTGATGTTTATAAAAATTACAACAGCTTTATACAGGATGTGTGTTTAAATGAAGATGACATTAAGGAAAAAATTAAATCAGTAGATGTTATTTTTACAGCTCTTCCTCATGGTAAAAGCTTTGATATAGTTAAAATGGCTGTGGAAAATAATGTTAAAGTAATTGATTTAGGTGCAGATTTTAGGATTAAAGATGCATTTGTTTATGAAAAATGGTATAGAGTTGAGCATAAGTTACAGGAATATTTAAAACATGCAGTTTATGGGCTTCCAGAAGCTAATAAGGATAAAATAAAGTCAGCAAAAGTTATTGCAAATCCAGGATGTTACCCAACCTCAATACTTCTTGGGCTTATGCCATCTTTAAAAGAAAAGATAATTGATGAGAATCTAATAATAATCGATTCAAAGTCAGGGGTTTCTGGTGCAGGTAGGTCAGCAAATATAGGAACACTCTTTTGTGAGTGTAGTGAATCAATTAAGGCTTATAACGTTTTAGGGCACAGGCATACACCAGAGATAGAACAGGAACTTTCAAGTTTTGCTAATACAAGTGTAAATGTTATATTTACCCCGCATCTTGTTCCTATGATAAGAGGAATATTATCAGTTTGCTATTGCAGGCTGAAAGAGGATATAAATGAGGAAAAAATCTATAGCTTGTATGAAAAGTATTATGAAAAAGAACCCTTTGTAAGGGTAGTTACATATCTTCCTGAAACAAGATATGTAAAAGGTTCAAATTTTTGTGATATTGCTATAAGAGTAGATGAAAGAACAAAAAGTTTAATTATAATATCAGCCATAGATAATCTTATGAAGGGGGCAGCTGGGCAGGCTCTACAGAATATGAACCTTATGTTTGGGTTTGATGAGACGTTAGGATTAAAATTTCCATCTATGGTGCCATAA
- the argJ gene encoding bifunctional ornithine acetyltransferase/N-acetylglutamate synthase, which produces MKVLNNATITDVPGFLAAGIHCGIKKSGKKDLCIIYSEYPSVAAATFTTNKVKAAPILVNMEHIKSEYIRAVVVNSGVANACTGEKGIDDAYEMAQITSKEFNVKKNEVIVASTGVIGTYLPMDIIKSGIKKASACISKNGGLDAAEAIMTTDTFIKKCTVEIEIDNKKVLISGIAKGSGMIHPNMATMLSFVVTNANISKSMLTKALKESVNDSYNMISVDGDTSTNDMVLVLANGQAGNEIIDSQDKNYIEFKKALHYVNCELAKQIAKDGEGATKLIEVCVNNAKTIEDAKVLAKSVIKSSLVKAAFFGSDANWGRIICSLGYSGADFKPENVSISFKGQKDEICIVENGMGTVFDEGEAKKILDENYIKVIINLKDGEYNAKAWGCDLSYDYVKINGSYRS; this is translated from the coding sequence ATGAAAGTTTTAAATAATGCAACAATAACTGACGTACCAGGATTTTTGGCAGCAGGTATACATTGCGGGATTAAAAAGAGTGGAAAAAAAGATTTGTGCATAATATACAGTGAGTACCCTTCTGTAGCTGCTGCAACTTTTACTACAAATAAGGTAAAGGCAGCCCCTATCTTGGTAAATATGGAGCATATAAAATCTGAATATATACGTGCAGTTGTTGTAAACAGTGGCGTTGCAAATGCATGTACAGGGGAAAAAGGAATAGATGATGCTTATGAAATGGCACAGATAACTTCAAAGGAATTTAATGTTAAAAAGAATGAAGTAATTGTTGCTTCAACAGGGGTTATAGGAACATATCTACCAATGGATATTATAAAAAGTGGAATTAAAAAAGCTTCAGCATGTATCTCAAAGAATGGAGGATTAGATGCAGCTGAGGCTATAATGACTACAGATACTTTTATAAAAAAATGTACAGTTGAAATTGAAATCGATAATAAAAAGGTATTAATAAGCGGTATTGCAAAGGGATCAGGGATGATACATCCTAATATGGCTACTATGCTTTCTTTTGTTGTTACTAATGCTAACATATCAAAATCCATGCTTACAAAAGCGTTGAAAGAAAGCGTCAATGATTCATATAATATGATATCTGTAGATGGAGATACAAGCACAAATGATATGGTTCTTGTACTTGCAAACGGACAGGCAGGTAATGAAATTATAGATAGTCAAGACAAAAATTATATAGAATTTAAAAAGGCTCTTCATTATGTAAATTGTGAATTAGCAAAACAAATTGCAAAGGATGGGGAAGGAGCTACAAAACTTATAGAGGTTTGTGTTAATAATGCAAAGACAATTGAAGATGCTAAGGTACTTGCAAAATCTGTTATAAAATCAAGCCTTGTAAAAGCTGCTTTCTTTGGAAGCGATGCAAATTGGGGAAGGATAATATGCTCTCTTGGGTATTCAGGAGCTGATTTTAAACCTGAAAATGTCAGCATAAGTTTTAAGGGGCAAAAGGATGAGATTTGTATTGTTGAAAATGGAATGGGTACTGTCTTTGATGAAGGTGAGGCAAAAAAAATACTTGATGAAAATTATATTAAGGTAATAATTAATCTAAAGGATGGGGAATATAATGCAAAGGCCTGGGGCTGTGATTTATCTTATGATTATGTAAAAATAAACGGAAGCTATAGAAGCTAG
- a CDS encoding class II aldolase/adducin family protein — MILLLEQQRKKIIEIALRAQNEKLIVLTFGNFSIRDKETGYICVTPSGMNYKELVPEDIVVVDENCNIIDGKRKPSIETPMHCAVYRKRKDVNGIVHTHSSFATAWACCEQDIPCVVAEVAALIGGDIKCAPYRPMGTNELADIVAETIGDNDAVLLAKHGALAVGPDIEIAFTNAVVVEEGAKVAYYAKSIGKLEPIPQEECRALRKATIEKYGQKYNK; from the coding sequence ATGATTTTGTTATTAGAGCAGCAGAGAAAAAAGATAATAGAAATTGCATTAAGAGCACAAAATGAAAAACTTATAGTTTTAACATTTGGTAATTTTAGTATAAGGGATAAGGAAACAGGTTATATATGTGTAACTCCAAGTGGTATGAATTATAAGGAGCTTGTACCTGAAGACATTGTTGTAGTTGATGAAAATTGTAATATAATTGATGGTAAAAGAAAGCCATCAATTGAAACACCTATGCATTGTGCTGTTTATAGGAAGAGAAAAGATGTAAACGGAATAGTTCATACTCATTCAAGCTTTGCAACAGCTTGGGCATGTTGTGAACAGGATATTCCTTGCGTTGTTGCAGAAGTTGCGGCATTAATTGGAGGGGATATTAAGTGTGCTCCATATAGGCCAATGGGGACAAATGAACTTGCAGATATTGTAGCTGAAACAATAGGAGATAATGATGCAGTTTTATTGGCAAAGCATGGAGCACTTGCAGTTGGACCAGATATAGAGATAGCTTTTACAAATGCAGTTGTTGTAGAAGAAGGGGCGAAAGTTGCTTATTATGCGAAAAGCATAGGAAAACTTGAACCAATTCCACAAGAAGAATGCAGAGCATTAAGAAAAGCTACGATAGAAAAATACGGTCAAAAATATAATAAATAA
- a CDS encoding phosphomannomutase/phosphoglucomutase: MNQDLRKLMNGTDIRGVALTNKEGINVTLDKDIVNLLSTAFSVWVSEKCNKNTDELKIAVGMDSRLSGPDLKDAAIDGLCKTNALVYDCGLSSTPSMFMTTIFDEFKCDGSIMITASHLPYMYNGMKFFTIDGGINKEDLEKIIEIATDIYNNKKFENITYSKNVVAKDLLDIYSDHLYNVIIKDFKDDLNKAQLLKGSKIIVDAGNGVGGFFAHKVLKRLGADIEGSQYLEPDGNFPGHIPNPESKEAIASIKEAVLKSKADLGIIFDTDVDRAAIIDERGNEINRNNLIALLSAIVLEENPNSTIVTDSVTSNGLTKFIEEDLKGKHHRFKRGYRNVINEAIRLNESGEECCLAIETSGHAALKENYFLDDGAYLVCKIISKYIKLKKENKLLYDLIKNLKQPLESKEFRSQILSEDFKVIGKMIIDDLKEYCNTINGWNIVPKNYEGIRVNCDEEKGWFLLRMSLHEPLLVLNIESDVIGGCDIIKEKINNFLKKYEDTVKLF, translated from the coding sequence ATGAATCAGGACTTAAGAAAATTAATGAATGGTACTGATATCAGGGGAGTTGCACTTACAAATAAAGAAGGAATAAATGTAACATTAGACAAGGATATTGTTAATCTTTTATCAACTGCTTTTTCAGTATGGGTATCTGAAAAATGCAATAAAAATACTGATGAACTTAAAATTGCTGTAGGAATGGACTCAAGACTATCAGGTCCCGATTTAAAAGATGCAGCAATAGATGGTCTTTGTAAAACAAACGCTTTAGTTTATGATTGTGGATTAAGTTCTACTCCTTCAATGTTTATGACAACAATATTTGACGAATTTAAATGTGACGGATCAATAATGATTACTGCGAGCCATTTGCCATATATGTATAATGGAATGAAGTTTTTTACAATAGATGGAGGTATTAATAAAGAAGATTTAGAAAAAATCATTGAAATTGCAACAGATATATATAACAATAAAAAATTCGAAAATATTACATACAGCAAAAATGTTGTTGCAAAGGATTTATTAGATATATATAGTGATCATTTATATAATGTAATTATAAAAGACTTTAAGGATGATTTAAACAAAGCCCAGTTGCTTAAGGGTTCAAAAATAATAGTAGATGCAGGAAATGGAGTAGGAGGATTTTTTGCTCATAAAGTACTAAAAAGATTAGGAGCAGATATTGAAGGAAGTCAATATTTAGAGCCCGATGGAAATTTTCCTGGGCATATACCAAATCCAGAATCAAAAGAAGCTATTGCATCAATTAAAGAAGCTGTTTTAAAAAGCAAAGCTGATTTAGGGATTATATTCGATACAGATGTTGATAGAGCCGCAATAATAGATGAAAGAGGAAATGAAATAAATAGAAATAACCTTATTGCTTTACTATCTGCAATTGTACTTGAAGAAAACCCAAATTCAACAATTGTAACTGATTCAGTAACATCAAACGGGCTTACAAAGTTTATTGAAGAGGATTTAAAAGGAAAGCATCACAGATTTAAAAGAGGATATAGAAACGTTATTAACGAAGCTATAAGGCTAAACGAAAGCGGTGAAGAATGTTGTTTAGCAATAGAAACATCAGGTCATGCTGCACTTAAGGAGAACTATTTCCTCGATGATGGTGCATATCTTGTTTGTAAGATAATTTCTAAATACATTAAACTTAAAAAAGAGAACAAGTTACTTTATGATCTTATAAAAAACCTTAAACAGCCTTTAGAATCAAAAGAATTCAGATCACAGATTCTTTCAGAAGATTTTAAAGTAATTGGCAAAATGATTATTGATGATTTAAAGGAATATTGTAATACAATCAATGGATGGAATATAGTGCCTAAAAACTATGAAGGAATTAGAGTGAACTGTGATGAAGAAAAAGGTTGGTTCCTTTTAAGAATGTCTTTACACGAACCACTATTGGTATTAAATATTGAATCTGATGTTATCGGTGGATGCGACATTATTAAAGAAAAAATAAATAATTTCCTCAAAAAATATGAAGACACAGTTAAACTATTTTAA
- a CDS encoding transketolase, with product MARDIENLKKTANTIRQDIIKMLAESASGHPGGSLSAVEILTALYFSEMKIDPKNPGWEERDRFVLSKGHAAPVLYASLAERGYFEKSHLVTLRKIGSMLQGHPNMNDTPGVDMSTGSLGQGLSVANGMALSGKLDKKDYRVYVLLGDGEIEEGQVWEAAMTSAHYKLDNLTAFVDFNGLQIDGPVNEVMNPTPIGDKFKAFGWHVIEIDGHDFNQIFNAIDEAKNTKEKPTVIVAKTVKGKGVSFMENVASWHGTAPSKEQAEKALEELGGAING from the coding sequence ATGGCAAGGGACATCGAAAATCTGAAGAAAACCGCAAACACAATAAGGCAGGATATAATCAAGATGCTTGCTGAATCAGCATCAGGGCATCCAGGTGGTTCACTTTCAGCAGTTGAAATTTTAACAGCACTTTATTTTAGTGAAATGAAAATTGATCCTAAAAACCCAGGATGGGAAGAAAGGGATAGATTCGTTCTTTCAAAAGGTCATGCTGCTCCTGTTCTTTATGCATCTCTTGCAGAGAGAGGATACTTTGAAAAAAGTCATCTCGTAACTTTAAGAAAGATTGGTTCAATGCTTCAAGGTCACCCAAATATGAATGATACTCCCGGTGTTGATATGTCAACTGGCTCATTAGGTCAAGGCCTTTCAGTGGCAAATGGTATGGCGCTTTCTGGAAAGCTTGACAAAAAAGATTATAGAGTATATGTACTCCTTGGAGATGGGGAAATTGAGGAAGGTCAAGTATGGGAAGCTGCAATGACTTCAGCTCATTATAAACTTGACAATTTAACAGCTTTTGTTGATTTTAACGGATTACAAATTGATGGACCAGTAAATGAAGTTATGAATCCAACACCAATTGGAGATAAATTTAAAGCCTTTGGATGGCATGTAATAGAAATAGATGGACATGATTTTAATCAAATTTTCAATGCAATAGATGAAGCAAAGAATACAAAGGAAAAGCCAACTGTAATAGTAGCAAAGACAGTTAAGGGAAAAGGAGTAAGTTTTATGGAAAATGTTGCTTCATGGCATGGAACTGCTCCAAGCAAGGAACAGGCAGAAAAGGCTTTAGAAGAGTTAGGAGGTGCGATAAATGGCTAA
- a CDS encoding transketolase family protein: protein MANLATREAYGKALVELGKENKDVVVLDADLSKSTKTADFAKAFPDRFFNMGIAEGDMMATAAGFATCGKIPFASTFAIFASGRAFEQIRNSICYPELNVKVVATHAGLTVGEDGATHQSVEDLAIMRAIPNMTVICPCDDVETMAAIKEVAAMKGPVYIRLGRSSVPTLNNEADYKFEIGKAVTLREGKDVTIFATGIMVSEALKAADLLEKQGIDAQVINIHTIKPIDEKAVIEAAKKTGAVVTCEEHSVVGGLGSAVCEVLSEYCPVPVKRVGVMDMFGESGKPAELLKEYGLTAENIVEAAKAVVENKK from the coding sequence ATGGCTAATCTTGCAACAAGAGAGGCTTATGGTAAGGCTCTTGTAGAGCTTGGTAAGGAAAACAAAGATGTTGTTGTATTAGATGCAGACCTTTCAAAATCAACAAAGACTGCTGATTTTGCAAAGGCTTTTCCAGATAGATTTTTCAATATGGGTATAGCAGAAGGAGACATGATGGCAACAGCAGCAGGATTTGCAACTTGTGGTAAAATTCCTTTTGCAAGTACCTTTGCAATATTTGCATCAGGTAGAGCCTTTGAACAGATAAGAAATTCAATATGTTATCCTGAACTTAATGTAAAGGTTGTAGCAACCCACGCAGGACTTACTGTTGGAGAAGATGGTGCAACTCATCAATCTGTTGAGGATTTAGCTATAATGAGGGCAATCCCAAATATGACAGTAATTTGTCCTTGTGATGATGTTGAAACTATGGCTGCAATTAAAGAAGTTGCTGCAATGAAAGGGCCTGTATATATAAGGCTTGGTCGTTCATCGGTTCCTACTTTAAATAATGAGGCTGATTATAAATTTGAAATAGGAAAAGCTGTAACATTAAGAGAGGGAAAAGATGTAACAATATTTGCAACAGGTATTATGGTAAGCGAGGCTCTAAAGGCTGCTGATTTACTTGAAAAACAAGGAATAGATGCTCAAGTAATTAACATACATACTATAAAACCAATAGATGAAAAGGCAGTAATTGAAGCAGCTAAAAAGACTGGTGCTGTTGTAACTTGTGAAGAGCACAGCGTGGTAGGAGGACTTGGAAGTGCAGTATGCGAGGTGCTATCTGAATACTGTCCTGTACCAGTAAAAAGAGTTGGAGTTATGGATATGTTTGGTGAATCAGGAAAACCAGCTGAGCTTTTAAAGGAATATGGACTTACAGCAGAGAATATAGTTGAAGCTGCAAAGGCTGTTGTAGAAAACAAAAAGTGA
- a CDS encoding YitT family protein produces MKKAFKEYILITFGIILVAIGIYYFLVPNNLAAGGVSGLAIVINNFVPAIPVGLLMLVMNIILFIVAFIFIGANFGAKTIYSSLGLSGIIWFLEKFYPIKNPVTDDIFLNLIFGILIGGVGMGIVFNQNASTGGTDIIAKIINKFFHVNIGKALLMSDFLITLMAGYAFGIKVAMYALLGVIINGFVIDEVIQGISICKQVMIISSKGEEIKNYIMNELGRGVTLYEAKGGYTKEKKEVIMTIVSRREFIKIREFIMDVDKRAFISVNNVHEVLGEGFKEIDEI; encoded by the coding sequence GTGAAAAAAGCTTTTAAGGAATATATTTTAATAACTTTTGGAATTATTTTAGTTGCAATAGGAATATATTATTTTCTTGTGCCAAACAACCTTGCTGCTGGTGGAGTTAGTGGTCTTGCAATAGTTATAAATAACTTTGTACCTGCTATACCAGTAGGACTTTTGATGCTTGTAATGAATATTATACTTTTTATTGTAGCCTTTATTTTCATAGGTGCAAATTTTGGAGCTAAAACAATTTACTCAAGCTTAGGTCTATCAGGAATAATATGGTTTTTAGAAAAGTTCTATCCAATTAAAAATCCTGTTACAGATGATATTTTTTTAAATTTAATATTTGGAATTTTAATAGGTGGAGTTGGAATGGGAATAGTATTCAATCAAAATGCTTCTACCGGTGGAACGGATATAATAGCAAAGATAATAAATAAGTTTTTCCATGTAAATATAGGTAAAGCTCTTTTAATGTCAGATTTTTTGATTACACTTATGGCAGGGTATGCATTTGGAATTAAAGTTGCTATGTATGCTCTTCTTGGTGTTATAATAAATGGCTTTGTAATTGATGAGGTAATCCAGGGTATATCTATTTGTAAACAGGTTATGATTATAAGCTCAAAGGGTGAAGAAATTAAAAACTATATAATGAATGAGCTTGGCAGAGGAGTAACTCTTTATGAGGCAAAAGGTGGATATACTAAGGAGAAAAAAGAGGTTATAATGACAATAGTCAGCAGAAGAGAATTTATTAAGATTAGAGAGTTTATTATGGATGTAGATAAGAGGGCATTCATTTCTGTTAATAATGTGCATGAAGTTTTAGGTGAAGGATTTAAAGAAATAGATGAAATATGA
- the ftsE gene encoding cell division ATP-binding protein FtsE, translating to MIEFKNVSKVYKNNHIAISNVSINIHKGEFVFLVGPSGAGKSTFVKLLLKEIEPTSGDIFVNEIKVNGLKRREVPFYRRNIGIVFQDFRLLQDMTVFENVAFAMQVVEAGHREIKKRVPHMLSIVGLHGKANLYPHQLSGGEQQRVALARALANNPGILICDEPTGNLDPDTAWGIMELLNDINKSGTTIVMATHAKEIVDKMKKRVVAIEKGVIIRDQQRGVYGYED from the coding sequence ATGATAGAATTTAAAAATGTTTCCAAGGTCTATAAAAATAATCATATAGCTATATCGAATGTTTCGATAAATATACATAAAGGAGAATTTGTTTTTTTGGTTGGGCCAAGTGGTGCAGGAAAGTCAACATTTGTTAAATTACTTTTAAAAGAGATAGAACCAACAAGCGGGGATATATTCGTTAATGAAATAAAAGTTAATGGATTGAAAAGAAGAGAAGTTCCATTCTACAGAAGGAATATAGGTATAGTATTTCAAGACTTTAGACTTTTACAGGATATGACTGTGTTTGAAAATGTTGCTTTTGCAATGCAGGTTGTAGAAGCTGGACACAGGGAGATTAAAAAGAGGGTTCCACATATGTTGTCTATTGTTGGGCTTCATGGTAAAGCTAATTTATATCCTCATCAGCTTTCAGGAGGAGAACAGCAAAGAGTTGCTCTTGCAAGAGCTCTTGCAAATAATCCAGGGATACTTATTTGTGATGAGCCTACAGGAAATCTTGACCCTGATACAGCATGGGGAATAATGGAGCTATTAAATGATATAAATAAATCAGGGACAACCATAGTTATGGCTACACATGCAAAAGAAATAGTTGATAAAATGAAAAAAAGGGTTGTAGCTATTGAAAAGGGAGTAATAATAAGAGATCAACAAAGAGGTGTTTATGGCTATGAAGATTAG
- the ftsX gene encoding permease-like cell division protein FtsX: MAMKIRTVGYFLKESLKSIRRNRVMSFASVTTVAAALFIFGIFMIIITNVNSIVDTVENKVEIKAFLKEDVTTLKAQKIEKQIKEINGVKSVTFESKEEALKKVSQELGENKDLVEGLEEDNPFPASFVIKVNKPSDVSDVSKELSKIEEFEKINDAQEVVNQIIRITNFIKVLSLVLMIILGIIAISLISNTIKLTVYARKREIGIMKYIGATDWFVRWPFILEGVFLGLLGALIALGLLAAGYSYGLNKIASNLLFFSFVPLNKIMDILFWKFSFVGMLIGGFGSLISIRKFLVM; the protein is encoded by the coding sequence ATGGCTATGAAGATTAGAACTGTTGGTTATTTTTTAAAAGAAAGTTTAAAAAGCATACGAAGAAATAGGGTAATGAGTTTTGCATCGGTTACTACGGTTGCAGCGGCATTGTTTATTTTTGGTATATTTATGATAATTATAACTAATGTGAATAGTATTGTTGATACAGTTGAAAATAAAGTTGAAATAAAGGCTTTTTTAAAGGAAGATGTAACTACTTTAAAAGCTCAAAAGATTGAAAAGCAAATAAAGGAAATCAATGGTGTTAAAAGTGTTACTTTTGAATCTAAGGAGGAAGCCTTGAAAAAGGTGTCACAAGAGCTTGGAGAAAATAAAGATTTAGTAGAAGGGCTTGAAGAGGATAATCCATTTCCAGCGTCTTTTGTAATAAAAGTAAACAAGCCTTCTGATGTATCTGATGTTTCAAAAGAACTTTCAAAGATAGAGGAGTTTGAAAAGATAAACGATGCACAAGAGGTAGTTAATCAGATAATTAGAATAACAAACTTTATTAAAGTATTAAGTCTTGTTTTAATGATTATACTAGGTATTATAGCAATTTCACTTATTTCAAATACAATAAAGCTTACGGTGTATGCAAGAAAAAGAGAGATAGGAATAATGAAATATATAGGTGCAACGGACTGGTTTGTAAGATGGCCTTTTATACTTGAGGGAGTTTTCCTTGGATTATTAGGAGCATTGATTGCATTAGGCTTACTTGCAGCAGGATATTCTTATGGGCTTAATAAGATTGCATCTAACTTGTTATTTTTCTCCTTCGTACCTTTAAATAAAATAATGGATATTTTGTTTTGGAAATTTAGTTTTGTAGGTATGCTAATTGGTGGTTTTGGCAGTCTTATATCAATAAGAAAATTCCTTGTTATGTAA